From a single Eleginops maclovinus isolate JMC-PN-2008 ecotype Puerto Natales chromosome 18, JC_Emac_rtc_rv5, whole genome shotgun sequence genomic region:
- the LOC134880178 gene encoding diacylglycerol kinase delta-like: MAAAEGPEARCPDESSDSEPEQEPGSLQKLIRKVSTSGQIRSKTVLKEGFLQKQTNSFQRWKRRYFKLRGRTLYYAQTAKSIIFDEVDLTDASVAESSTKNVNNSFTVITPCRRLTLVADSRKEMEEWMAALRSVQNTHNYESTQYSMDHFSGTHNWFACSHARPTYCNVCREALGGVTSTGLSCEVCKFKAHKRCAIRATNNCKWTTLASIGKDIIEDEDGVSMPHQWLEGNLSVSAKCSVCEKTCGSVLRLQDLKCLWCKAMVHAVCKDQLSSKCPLGQCKVSVIPPTALNSIDSDGFWKASCPPSCTSPLLVFVNSKSGDNQGVKFLRRFKQLLNPAQVFDLMNGGPHLGLRLFQKFDTFRILVCGGDGSVGWVLSDIDALTLHKQCQLGVLPLGTGNDLARVLGWGSACDDDTQLPQILEKLERASTKMLDRWSIMVYETKFPQQHSASTVDCSDDSEVQEILTYEDSVAAHLSKILTSDQHSVVISSARVLCETVKDFVARVGKAYEKNRESSEESEAMSKKCVVLKEKLDSLLKTLSEESQASPPPHPAPPPTIAEEEEGDLPPLHHLNLHHPPPHCSPRTSAAAAIFKPREQLMLRANSLKKAIRQVIEHTERAVDEQNSQTRFSLGGEEGLMEEEEEDKMSLQSSCSAKRSHRVSKTPCEKLISKGFLSTGSSSSLPVQTGSRENMLNSKILYPGLSSSSVISRLFVNADPFSFDPENMDCYTEKCVMNNYFGIGLDAKISLDFNNKRDEHPEKCRSRTKNLMWYGVLGTKELLHRTYKNLEQRVLLECDGRPIPLPSLQGIAVLNIPSYAGGTNFWGGTKEDDTFTAPSFDDKILEVVAVFGSMQMAVSRVINLQHHRIAQVLPSESSRSSSVVNDVWGEGWVQVPVYVNMMHMYYTRTKTVSRFYTRINAFESTLKSWENKQRCEFPPPHPPLSSQPEILSEEEASLVSEFGRAAGALIHSIREGAQSHPPLEQELAHAVNASCKSMDLVYAKSPEALSCSLVLQMVEDVKALLSETELLLAGNMSMQLDPPQQQQLDSALLSVDQQLRRLADVPWMFPAIEGPLTDFSKRSRSAKFRLVPKFKKEKNNKNRETSTCLSLPVHQWGTEEVGVWLDFLCLSEYKDIFNGHDVRGAELIHLERRDLKDLGVTKVGHMKRILQGIRELNRNSSASEA; the protein is encoded by the exons aCGGTGCTGAAGGAGGGttttctgcagaaacagacaaacTCCTTCCAGCGCTGGAAGAGACGCTACTTCAAACTGAGAGGACGAACGCTGTACTACGCTCAGACCGCCAAG TCGATCATCTTTGACGAGGTGGATCTGACGGATGCCAGCGTCGCCGAGTCGAGCACCAAGAACGTCAACAACAGCTTCACC GTCATCACCCCTTGCAGGAGACTCACTCTGGTAGCAGACAGCAGGAAGGAGATGGAGGAGTGGATGGCAGCGCTGCGCAGcgtgcagaacacacacaactacgag tccaCTCAGTATAGCATGGATCACTTTAGTGGGACTCATAACTGGTTCGCCTGCTCTCACGCCCGACCAACGTACTGCAATGTCTGCAGGGAGGCTCTTGGGGGGGTCACCTCCACCGGCCTGTCCTGtgaag tctgtaAGTTTAAAGCCCATAAGCGCTGTGCAATCAGAGCCACTAACAACTGTAAGTGGACGACACTGGCTTCCATCGGGAAGGACATCATCGAGGACGAGGATGGg GTCTCCATGCCTCACCAGTGGTTGGAGGGGAACCTCTCTGTGTCGGCGAAGTGTTCAGTTTGTGAGAAAACGTGCGGCAGCGTCCTGAGGCTGCAGGACCTGAAGTGTCTGTGGTGCAAAGCTATG GTGCATGCGGTTTGTAAAGATCAGCTGTCCTCTAAATGTCCTCTGGGTCAGTGCAAGGTGTCCGTCATCCCCCCTACAGCGCTGAACAGCATCGATTCTGACG ggttcTGGAAGGCATCCTGCCCCCCCTCCTGCACCAGTCCACTGCTGGTCTTTGTGAACTCTAAGAGTGGAGACAACCAGGGGGTGAAGTTCCTGCGACGTTTCAAACAGCTGCTGAACCCGGCACAGGTGTTCGACCTGATGAACGGGGGGCCACACCtagg tctgcgTCTGTTCCAGAAGTTTGACACCTTCAGGATCCTGGTGTGTGGAGGGGACGGCAGCGTCGGCTGGGTTCTGTCTGACATCGACGCTCTGACGCTGCACAAACAG TGTCAGCTGGGGGTTCTTCCTCTGGGCACCGGGAACGATCTGGCCCGGGTTCTGGGTTGGGGTTCAGCCTGCGACGACGACACGCAACTGCCTCAGATCCTGGAAAAACTGGAGAGAGCCAGCACCAAGATGTTAGACAG gTGGAGTATTATGGTCTATGAGACCAAGTTTCCACAGCAACACTCAGCCTCCACAGTGGACTGCAGCGATGACTCAGAG GTACAGGAGATTCTCACCTACGAGGACTCAGTGGCAGCTCACCTGTCCAAGATCCTGACCTCAGACCAGCACTCTGTGGTCATCTCCTCTGCCAG ggtTCTGTGTGAAACGGTAAAGGACTTTGTGGCTCGGGTTGGTAAAGCTTatgaaaagaacagagaaagcTCAGAGGAGTCCGAGGCCATGAGCAAAAAG tgtgttgtgttgaaGGAGAAGCTGGACTCGCTGCTGAAGACTCTGAGTGAGGAGTCTCAGGCCTCTCCCCCACCCCACCCGGCCCCTCCCCCCACCAtcgctgaggaggaggagggagatctgcctcctcttcatcatcttaatcttcatcatcctcctcctcactgctccCCGAGGACCAGCGCTGCAGCTGCCATCTTCAAACCCCGAGAGCAGCTGATGCTGAGAGCCAACAGCCTGAAGAAGGCCATCAGACAGGTCATCGAGCACACCGAGAGAG CGGTGGACGAGCAGAACTCTCAGACCCGGTTCTCTCTCGGGGGGGAGGAGGGTctgatggaggaggaagaggaggataagATGTCTCTGCAGTCGTCCTGCAGTGCCAAGAGGTCCCACAGAG TGAGTAAGACGCCTTGTGAGAAACTGATCAGTAAAGGCTTCCTGTCTACTGGCAGctcttcatcacttcctgtgcagacaggaagtagggaGAACATGCTGAACTCAAAGATCCTCTATCCAG gtctcTCCAGCAGCTCTGTTATCAGTCGTCTGTTCGTGAACGCTGACCCATTCAGCTTTGACCCTGAGAACAT gGACTGCTACACAGAGAAGTGTGTGATGAACAACTACTTTGGGATCGGTCTGGACGCTAAGATCTCTTTGGACTTCAACAACAAGAGAGACGAACACCCCGAGAAGtgcag aAGCCGAACTAAGAACTTGATGTGGTACGGAGTACTGGGAACCAAAGAGCTGCTGCACAGAACCTACAAGAACCTGGAGCAGCGGGTTCTGCTGGAG tgtgacGGCCGTCCCATCCCCCTCCCCAGTCTGCAGGGCATCGCTGTGCTGAACATCCCGAGTTACGCCGGAGGAACCAACTTCTGGGGAGGAACCAAAGAGGACGAC acGTTCACCGCCCCCTCCTTCGATGACAAGATCCTGGAGGTGGTGGCTGTGTTCGGGAGCATGCAGATGGCCGTGTCCCGAGTCATCAACCTGCAGCACCACCGCATCGCACAGGTACTACCTTCAGAGAGTTCccgttcttcttctgtggtaaaTGACGT GTGGGGGGAGGGGTGGGTTCAGGTCCCGGTTT ATGTAAACATGATGCACATGTACTACACACGTACTAAAACTGTGTCACGTTTCTACACACGTATCAAT GCGTTTGAAAGCACCCTGAAGTCCTGGGAGAACAAACAGAGGTGTGAGTTCCCCCCCCCTCATCCCCCACTCTCCTCACAGCCAGAGATCCTCTCAGAAGAAGAGGCGTCACTTGTCAGCGAGTTCGGACGGGCAGCCGGGGCACTCATACACAG taTCCGTGAGGGGGCTCAGTCCCACCCCCCCCTGGAGCAGGAACTGGCTCACGCAGTCAACGCCAGCTGCAAGAGCATGGACCTGGTGTACGCCAAGAGCCCCGAG gCTCTGAGCTGCAGTCTGGTTCTTCAGATGGTCGAAGACGTCAAAGCTCTGCTCAGTGAGACGGAGCTTCTGCTGGCCGGGAACATGTCCATG CAGCTGGaccccccccagcagcagcagctggactctgctctgctgtctgtgGATCAGCAGCTCAGACGGCTGGCCGACGTCCCCTGGATGTTCCCTGCCATCGAG GGTCCCCTCACTGATTTCTCTAAACGGAGTCGCAGTGCGAAGTTTCGTCTCGTCCcgaagtttaaaaaagaaaaaaacaacaagaacagaGAGAcatctacctgtctgtctctaccaG ttcaTCAGTGGGGGACAGAGGAGGTGGGTGTCTGGCTGGACTTCCTGTGTCTCTCAGAGTATAAAGACATCTTCAATGGACATGACGTCCGCGGAGCTGAGCTCATCCACCTTGAGAGGAGGGACCTGAAG gacctGGGTGTGACGAAGGTGGGTCACATGAAGAGGATCCTGCAGGGCATCAGAGAGCTGAACAGGAACAGCAGCGCCAGCGAGGCCTGA